One part of the Bacteroidales bacterium genome encodes these proteins:
- a CDS encoding response regulator transcription factor, with protein MKILVIEDEYEMLKAIEVSLLSEKYIVEKATDYASAIEKVFLYQYDCILLDISLPGGSGLKILDEMKKEGIESNVIIISAKNSIDDKVIGLELGADDYLTKPFHMAELHARIKAVLRRKLQDGKDILVLGNMEVDFHERTVNINGEPLKLNRKEFDILSFFVTNLNRLITKETLAEHVWGDHIDTADNFDFIYAQVKNIRKKLKDNQASVALENIYGVGYKMIL; from the coding sequence ATGAAGATATTGGTAATCGAAGATGAATATGAGATGCTGAAAGCAATTGAAGTATCACTGCTTTCAGAAAAGTATATTGTGGAAAAAGCGACCGATTATGCATCTGCCATAGAGAAAGTTTTCCTGTATCAATATGATTGTATTCTTCTGGATATTTCTTTGCCAGGAGGAAGTGGATTAAAAATCCTGGACGAGATGAAAAAAGAAGGAATTGAGTCCAATGTCATTATTATTTCTGCCAAAAATTCCATCGACGATAAGGTTATTGGACTGGAACTGGGGGCAGATGATTACCTGACCAAACCCTTCCACATGGCCGAACTACATGCCCGGATAAAAGCAGTACTCAGGAGAAAACTACAGGATGGAAAAGATATACTCGTATTGGGTAATATGGAAGTAGATTTTCATGAAAGAACAGTAAATATAAATGGAGAGCCATTAAAATTAAACCGTAAAGAATTCGACATTTTGTCTTTTTTCGTCACCAACCTGAATCGTTTGATCACCAAAGAAACGCTGGCAGAACATGTATGGGGGGACCACATTGATACGGCAGATAATTTTGATTTTATTTATGCGCAGGTAAAAAATATAAGGAAAAAACTGAAAGACAATCAGGCTAGTGTTGCCTTAGAAAATATTTATGGTGTTGGTTATAAAATGATCTTATGA
- a CDS encoding sugar phosphate isomerase/epimerase, translating to MRRREFVRTTTAMAFVSPFLMGTDIYALDSSPKHTFKEDDTICAFSKIFQWLDYDSLAGFLSEAGFEGIDLSVRPGGHILPDNVEKDLPKAVKAAQKHGLTIPMIATAITDVSDPVTKRILKAASDTGVKYYRLGYYRYDEQLDATQNLEKVKKSLNALGELNAKYGLQGGYQNHVGNFVGSPVWDLWYAIKDLDPEHIGCQYDVRHAVADGLSCWMSGYRAIASHIKHVCIKDFTFRQDNNGKWGVRSVPLGTGAVDFNTYFKIRKQCNISGPLSIHYEFPIEGDIPSLSPGERMKKILPTIRKEADTLRTMIKNSNQA from the coding sequence ATGAGACGCCGAGAATTTGTAAGAACGACCACCGCAATGGCTTTTGTAAGTCCTTTTTTGATGGGAACAGATATTTATGCTCTGGATTCTTCCCCAAAACACACATTTAAGGAAGACGATACCATTTGTGCATTTTCCAAGATCTTCCAATGGCTGGATTACGATAGTTTAGCCGGATTTCTTTCTGAGGCCGGATTTGAGGGTATTGACCTTTCTGTCCGTCCCGGAGGGCATATTCTACCGGATAACGTGGAAAAAGACCTGCCTAAAGCAGTAAAAGCCGCACAAAAACATGGGCTTACCATTCCAATGATAGCAACCGCCATTACCGATGTCTCTGATCCTGTAACAAAACGGATCCTGAAAGCAGCATCTGATACAGGAGTAAAATATTACCGGCTTGGATATTACCGGTATGATGAACAACTGGATGCAACACAAAATCTGGAAAAGGTAAAAAAGAGCCTCAATGCATTAGGTGAGTTGAATGCAAAATACGGGTTACAAGGTGGATATCAGAATCATGTAGGTAATTTTGTGGGAAGCCCTGTATGGGATTTATGGTATGCCATCAAAGATCTTGACCCGGAACACATAGGTTGTCAATATGATGTCCGTCACGCTGTTGCAGATGGACTTTCCTGCTGGATGTCAGGATACCGGGCCATTGCTTCGCACATAAAACATGTATGTATTAAGGATTTTACATTCCGGCAGGACAACAATGGAAAATGGGGAGTACGGTCTGTCCCTCTGGGAACAGGTGCTGTGGACTTCAATACCTATTTTAAGATCAGAAAACAATGTAACATAAGCGGTCCGTTATCTATTCATTATGAATTTCCCATTGAAGGAGATATCCCTTCCTTGTCCCCGGGAGAACGGATGAAAAAGATATTGCCCACCATACGAAAAGAAGCGGACACCCTACGGACGATGATAAAAAATAGCAATCAGGCATAA